Within uncultured Methanoregula sp., the genomic segment CGCGGTCGGCACGCCGTTCCCGGGAGGGGATGAGGTCGAGTTGACGGAAGGAACCTACTACTGCCCGGTGCGGGACAAGAGCAGCGATGTCGATGCAGCGCTCTGCCGGTTCTGTCCCGCCCGCCAGACCCCGGTAATCGGGTACCTCAGACCTGCCACAAAACCCACTGAACGTAACAAGCAGGAATTCATTGACAACTGTTACCAGTTCCACAATTTCAACGGCTGATAATTGTTCCGGGTGGACTGCACCTGCGATTCCGGCATCCATTTCCCGGCTCCGGGGTTAACTCATGACGGACATAAGAATTATATTGATACGCATCGTCTAACTCTATTGCAGAATATATACAGGATTTTTGTATGGATTCCTCTACGTCTCCGGGCGCAACCGCTGAAACGGAACAATCCCTTTCCGACAACCCTTCGCTTTTCATCAACCGGGAACTGAGCTGGATCCGGTTCAACCACCATGTTCTTGACGAAGCACTTGACAAGAGCCACCCGCTCCTGGAACGGGTAAAATTCCTTGCAATCTTTGCCAATAACCTGGATGAATTTTTCATGGTCCGGGTATCGGGTCTCCAGCGCCAGCTCACCAAAGGAGTGCTCAGGGCTCCTCCTGATGGCATGACGCCGTCCCAGCAGCTGGACGCAATCCAGCAGGCACTTCTCCCCGAGCTCCTTGCCCAGTACGATATCTGGCACAACGAGATCCTCCCGAAACTTGCAGATGCCGGCATTGTCCTTCATTCCTATGCCACGCTCAGCGAGCAGCAGAAAAAAGCAATGCATACGTTCTTTGTCAATGAGGTCTTCCCCGTTCTCACCCCGCTGGCGTTTGACAGCTCCCACCCGTTTCCCTTCATCTCCAACCTCTCCCTCAACCTTGCCATCATAGTCCGTGATCCCTGCGGGAAGGATTTTTTCGCCCGTGTCAAAGTCCCGACCAACCTCTTCTCCCGGCTCATCCGCATTCCGGAGCCGGAAGGAACCCCGCGGGCATCCAGCACCCCGGTTCATTTTATTTATCTTGAAGAGATCATTGCCGCTCATCTCGACCTCCTCTTCCCCGGCCTTGAAGTCGTATCATCGTTCCCATTCCGGATCACCCGGGATGCCGACCTTGAGATTGAAGTGGATGAAGCTTCCGACCTGCTCACGACCGTTGAAGAGATCATGGAACAACGTGCCCGGGGAAACCCGGTCCGGATCGAAGTCGATTCATCCATGCACACGAACATCTGCCATATCCTCGAAAAGAAACTCGGGGTTACGTCCTCCATGCTGTACCGTGTGGGCCACCCGGTCGGTATGGCAGATTTCATGGAACTCATGTCGCTGGACCGCCCGGATCTTAAGGATGCCCCGTTTCTCCCGTCAACACCGGAAGAGCTTGGAGAAGGAAAGGATATTTTTACTGCGATTCGCAGGCACGATATCCTCCTCTACCAGCCATATGAAAGTTTCACTCCGGTTGTGAATTTCATCCGGCAGGCTGCCCATGATCCGGATGTCCTTGCCATTAAGATCACCCTCTACCGCGTAGGATCCAATTCCCCGATTGTCAAGGCTCTTATGGAAGCCCGTGAAAATGGCAAAGCGGTTGCAGCCCTCATTGAACTGAAAGCCAGGTTTGACGAAGAGAATAATATCGGGTGGGCCCGGGCACTTGAAGCGCAGGGCGTCCATGTCGTGTACGGCGTCGTGGGTCTCAAGGTCCATGCCAAGCTCTGCATGGTTGTGCGGCGGGAAAAAGACTGTATCCGACGCTATATGCACCTTGGAACCGGCAATTATAATGCCACGACCAGCAGGATTTACACGGACTTCGGGATGTTTACCTGCGATAAGGATATTGGCGAGGACATAGCGCACCTCTTCAATTTCCTGACCGGCTATGCCCGGATCGACCAGTACAACAAACTGCTGGTTGCGCCGGTAACGCTGCGCAAGCTCATGCTCGAGAAGATCGAACGCGAGATCCGGCACCACATGGAGCATGGCGGCGGCCACCTCATCTTCAAGATGAATGCCCTTGTTGACCGGGATTGCATTGCGGCCCTGTACCGCGCGTCCCGGGCCGGCGTGAAAGTCGAGCTCCAGGTGCGGGGCATCTGTTGTCTCCGCCCGCAGATCCCGGGCATAAGCGAGAACATAACGGTCAGTGCCATTGTCGGCCGGTTCCTCGAACATGCCCGGATCTATTATTTCCGCAACAATGGCGAGGAAGAAGTGTACCTTGGCAGTGCCGACTTGATGCCGCGTAATCTTGACAAGCGCGTGGAGATCCTCTTTCCCGTGCAGAACGAAAAGATCCGCTCGGCGATCATCTCGACCATCCTGCCGGTCCAGCTTGGCGATAATGTCAAGAAACGCATGATGCAGGCTGACGGAAATTATATACGAGCACACCCGGCTCCCGGCGAGACCCTGCTGAATGCCCAGATATGGCTTTTGGAACATCGCGGTACCTGGTATGACCACACTTCCTGAAGGAACACTTCCCCATGCCGGCCTCTGCTGGTTCGGCATGCAGCAGCTCCCCGGGCGCCTCGAAGCGTTCGAAAAAGAGATAGCCGGGGTCAGGGAAGCAAAGGATATCGAGAATATCCACCGGATGCGGGTGGCATCGCGCCGGCTCCGGGCAGCCCTTCCGCTTTTTGAGGATTGTTTCCCGAAAAAATCGTACCGGCACTGGATGGAGGAGATTGCAAACATAACCCG encodes:
- the ppk1 gene encoding polyphosphate kinase 1, with the protein product MDSSTSPGATAETEQSLSDNPSLFINRELSWIRFNHHVLDEALDKSHPLLERVKFLAIFANNLDEFFMVRVSGLQRQLTKGVLRAPPDGMTPSQQLDAIQQALLPELLAQYDIWHNEILPKLADAGIVLHSYATLSEQQKKAMHTFFVNEVFPVLTPLAFDSSHPFPFISNLSLNLAIIVRDPCGKDFFARVKVPTNLFSRLIRIPEPEGTPRASSTPVHFIYLEEIIAAHLDLLFPGLEVVSSFPFRITRDADLEIEVDEASDLLTTVEEIMEQRARGNPVRIEVDSSMHTNICHILEKKLGVTSSMLYRVGHPVGMADFMELMSLDRPDLKDAPFLPSTPEELGEGKDIFTAIRRHDILLYQPYESFTPVVNFIRQAAHDPDVLAIKITLYRVGSNSPIVKALMEARENGKAVAALIELKARFDEENNIGWARALEAQGVHVVYGVVGLKVHAKLCMVVRREKDCIRRYMHLGTGNYNATTSRIYTDFGMFTCDKDIGEDIAHLFNFLTGYARIDQYNKLLVAPVTLRKLMLEKIEREIRHHMEHGGGHLIFKMNALVDRDCIAALYRASRAGVKVELQVRGICCLRPQIPGISENITVSAIVGRFLEHARIYYFRNNGEEEVYLGSADLMPRNLDKRVEILFPVQNEKIRSAIISTILPVQLGDNVKKRMMQADGNYIRAHPAPGETLLNAQIWLLEHRGTWYDHTS